Below is a window of Candidozyma auris chromosome 3, complete sequence DNA.
CAAAATTCGTTGCCAAGCAGAAAGAAGGCAACTACGATATTGTTACAGGTACACGTTATGCTGGTGACGGTGGAGTGTACGGCTgggacttgaagagaaagttggTTTCCAGAGgtgccaacttcttggcctcgACTGTCTTGAGACCACACGTCTCCGACTTGACTGGATCGTTCAGATTGTACAAGAAGGACGTTTTGTCCAAGGTTATCAATGAGACAAAGTCGAAGGGCTATGTTTTCCAGATGGAGATGATGGTGAGAGCCAAGGCTTTGGGCTTCCAGGTGGGCGAGGTACCTATCAACTTTGTCGACAGATTGTACGGTGAGTCTAAGTTGGGTGGTGACGAGATTGTTCAGTACTTGAAGGGCGTTTGGTCGTTGTTTGTCAGCGTGTAAATTTCGGTGTATACTACGTTATAGCATAAATTGAGAGATTTTGCAGGAAGACGGGGTCGCCACCAATCTCGTGCTTTCTGAACAGTTTAAACAAGCGATAGAAGGTTTATTTGTGTCGCTCCTATCTTGCACCATATTTCACAACATTTTG
It encodes the following:
- the DPM1 gene encoding dolichyl-phosphate beta-D-mannosyltransferase translates to MPDKYSIILPTYNEKKNLPILVYLINKTFTEEELDWEVVIVDDNSPDGTQKVAEKLIDIFGPEHIQLRPRPGKLGLGTAYVHGLQYVSGNFVIIMDADFSHHPEAIPKFVAKQKEGNYDIVTGTRYAGDGGVYGWDLKRKLVSRGANFLASTVLRPHVSDLTGSFRLYKKDVLSKVINETKSKGYVFQMEMMVRAKALGFQVGEVPINFVDRLYGESKLGGDEIVQYLKGVWSLFVSV